In Spirosoma pollinicola, the genomic window GCTGAGCGTTCTACTCTCGGGGAATGGTTGCGTTTCGCCTAAAAGTATCGTGTATTTCCAGGGGGAGGCAGAAACCGGTAGCGCTGTCCGTATGCCCGAAGCGTATACACCTCTCATCAAAACAGGCGACGTATTATCTATTCAGGTAAGCAGCCTTAATGCCGAAGCCGCTACGTTCTTCAATCCATATACGCCTATGCTTGTGGCAAATGGCCGTACCGTACAACCTTCCAATACCAGTGGCCTGCCCGAAATGTCAGGGTATCTGGTCTCCCCTGATGGCGAAATAGAACTTCCGCTTATTGGCTCAATCAAAGTGAGTGGGTTAACGATCTCACAAACAAAAGAACAGGTTCGGGACAAACTAAAGACCTATCTGAAAGAGCCGACCGTGAACATCCGAAATCTAAATTTTCGTATTTCGGTACTTGGCGAGGTAGTCAGACCCTCGCTTTTCACCGTTCCCAATGACCAGATCACGCTCATTGAAGCCATAAGCTTAGCCGGT contains:
- a CDS encoding polysaccharide biosynthesis/export family protein, translating into MNHISYDCTSLSRHPYWRSFRCKSPLITLLLLSVLLSGNGCVSPKSIVYFQGEAETGSAVRMPEAYTPLIKTGDVLSIQVSSLNAEAATFFNPYTPMLVANGRTVQPSNTSGLPEMSGYLVSPDGEIELPLIGSIKVSGLTISQTKEQVRDKLKTYLKEPTVNIRNLNFRISVLGEVVRPSLFTVPNDQITLIEAISLAGDATIYGRRDNILVVREENGQKTFSRLDITKRNLFRSPYYYLHPNDIVYVEPGKVRVSTANQFYQVIPAILSALSLVAIIVTRR